The following coding sequences lie in one Saccharopolyspora hordei genomic window:
- a CDS encoding MCE family protein gives MRKLVGIGCALVLVAAAGLWWVFSDPGKPLTAFFDKAVGLYAGSSVRVLGVEVGRIDAVVPQGEVVRVDMHLDDDVPVPADVKAVVVAPSLVSDRYVQLTPAYSGGPELEAGAVLGEDRTATPAELDDLYRSAKALAEALGPDGANREGAVTDLLGTSADVLEGNGADLNATVQRLGELAGTLQENQGDLFSTVDNLNRFTAALAASDEQIRQFHGRLADVTGFLAEDQDEMGAALSSLSAALGDVTTFIRDNREQIASNVENLTGVTQALVDEREALAEVLDVAPLGATNFINAYDAASGSVSVRGHFNELTQSPILMICKLVQNTTPEPLPGEIKKACDELAPLLDDALQLPSVGEALHHVQQGELPPLPLVGQVPGGGNP, from the coding sequence ATGCGCAAGCTGGTCGGGATCGGGTGCGCGCTGGTGCTGGTGGCCGCCGCGGGCCTGTGGTGGGTGTTCAGCGACCCGGGCAAGCCGCTCACCGCGTTCTTCGACAAGGCGGTCGGCCTCTACGCGGGCTCCAGCGTGCGGGTGCTGGGCGTCGAGGTGGGCCGCATCGACGCGGTGGTGCCGCAGGGCGAGGTGGTCCGGGTGGACATGCACCTCGACGACGACGTGCCGGTGCCCGCGGACGTCAAGGCCGTGGTGGTGGCGCCCAGCCTGGTCAGCGACCGCTACGTGCAGCTGACCCCGGCCTACTCCGGTGGACCGGAGCTCGAAGCCGGTGCGGTGCTGGGGGAGGACCGCACGGCGACCCCGGCGGAGCTGGACGACCTCTACCGCAGCGCCAAGGCGCTCGCCGAGGCGCTCGGGCCGGACGGCGCCAACCGCGAGGGCGCGGTGACGGACCTGCTCGGCACCTCCGCCGACGTGCTGGAGGGCAACGGGGCGGACCTCAACGCCACGGTCCAGCGGCTCGGGGAGCTCGCCGGAACGCTCCAGGAGAACCAGGGCGACCTCTTCTCCACCGTGGACAACCTCAACCGGTTCACCGCCGCGCTGGCCGCCAGCGACGAGCAGATCCGCCAGTTCCACGGCCGGCTCGCCGACGTCACCGGGTTCCTGGCCGAGGACCAGGACGAGATGGGCGCGGCGCTGTCGTCGCTGTCGGCGGCGCTGGGCGACGTGACGACCTTCATCCGGGACAACCGGGAGCAGATCGCCTCCAACGTCGAGAACCTGACCGGGGTGACGCAGGCGCTGGTGGACGAGCGGGAGGCCTTGGCGGAGGTGCTGGACGTGGCCCCGCTGGGGGCGACGAACTTCATCAACGCCTACGACGCGGCCTCCGGCAGCGTCAGCGTGCGCGGCCACTTCAACGAGCTCACCCAGTCGCCGATCCTCATGATCTGCAAGCTGGTGCAGAACACCACGCCCGAGCCGCTGCCCGGGGAGATCAAGAAGGCGTGCGACGAACTGGCGCCGCTGCTCGACGACGCCCTGCAGCTGCCGTCGGTCGGCGAGGCCCTGCACCACGTCCAGCAGGGGGAGCTGCCGCCGCTGCCGCTGGTCGGCCAGGTGCCCGGGGGTGGCAACCCGTGA
- a CDS encoding MCE family protein, whose translation MKPLKERDQAVVGVVTIVLLVCATAAAFFAKDLPVLGGRTYQAYFTESAGLSAGDDVRIAGIRSGEVTDVALEGDRVLVSFRVDDADVGDRSRAGIEIKTLLGEKFLALHPDGEQELSEPIPVERTTTPFDIPDALTELTRTTDQIDTQQLGQSFAVLADTLRGAPAHFGEAVDGLAALSQTIASRDQQLAELLRSTSGVTEIAADRDQQVQRLVSDGNALLTELQQRREAISSLLRGTQRLSDELRGLVADNQAQLQPTLDQLNQLTEMLQRNQDDVGRTIAAMAPYVRGFNNTVGNGRWFEGYICGLLPPVVNAGPLQTNPTSCELPVPSRPVGGD comes from the coding sequence GTGAAACCCCTCAAGGAGCGCGACCAGGCGGTCGTCGGCGTGGTGACGATCGTGCTGCTGGTGTGCGCGACGGCGGCCGCGTTCTTCGCCAAGGACCTCCCGGTGCTCGGCGGACGCACCTACCAGGCCTACTTCACCGAGTCGGCCGGGCTCTCCGCGGGCGACGACGTGCGCATCGCCGGCATCCGCAGCGGCGAGGTCACCGACGTCGCGCTGGAGGGCGACCGGGTGCTGGTGTCGTTCCGCGTCGACGACGCGGACGTCGGCGACCGCAGCCGGGCCGGCATCGAGATCAAGACGCTGCTCGGCGAGAAGTTCCTGGCGCTGCACCCGGACGGCGAGCAGGAGCTGTCCGAGCCCATCCCGGTGGAGCGCACGACCACGCCGTTCGACATCCCCGACGCGCTGACCGAGCTCACCCGCACCACCGACCAGATCGACACCCAGCAGCTCGGGCAGAGCTTCGCGGTGCTCGCCGACACGCTCCGCGGCGCACCCGCGCACTTCGGCGAGGCGGTGGACGGGCTCGCCGCGTTGTCGCAGACCATCGCCTCGCGCGACCAGCAGCTCGCCGAGCTGCTCCGCAGCACCAGCGGGGTCACCGAGATCGCCGCCGACCGCGACCAGCAGGTGCAGCGGTTGGTCTCCGACGGCAACGCGCTGCTGACCGAGCTGCAGCAGCGCCGCGAGGCGATCTCGTCGCTGCTGCGGGGCACCCAGCGGCTCTCCGACGAGCTGCGCGGCCTGGTGGCCGACAACCAGGCGCAGCTGCAGCCGACGCTGGACCAGCTCAACCAGCTCACCGAGATGCTGCAGCGCAACCAGGACGACGTCGGGCGGACCATCGCCGCGATGGCGCCGTACGTGCGCGGGTTCAACAACACCGTGGGCAACGGCCGGTGGTTCGAGGGCTACATCTGCGGGCTGCTGCCGCCGGTGGTCAACGCCGGCCCGCTGCAGACCAACCCCACGTCCTGCGAGCTGCCGGTGCCGAGCCGACCCGTCGGAGGTGACTGA